The following coding sequences lie in one Seriola aureovittata isolate HTS-2021-v1 ecotype China chromosome 5, ASM2101889v1, whole genome shotgun sequence genomic window:
- the LOC130169013 gene encoding multiple C2 and transmembrane domain-containing protein 1-like: protein MKLAVFVSLLVVVTAQAVSASCIGKTVDVWVANGHGLTGDGLQDPDPYVLVSIGDETQKTKVIHSNANPGWWQKFQFYSVSSDMMKIDVWEADSGLRGDDDNLGTCMEQLSSDGQGYHAVQCDVKDGGFVKVFYKCH from the exons ATGAagcttgctgtgtttgtttccctgCTGGTGGTTGTAACAGCCCAGGCTGTATCTGCTTCATGCATTGGTAAAACCGTGGACGTGTGGGTGGCAAACGGCCATGGTCTCACAGGGGATGGACTTCAAGACCCAGATCCCTATGTTCTG GTGTCAATCGGCGACGAAACCCAAAAAACCAAAGTCATTCATTCAAATGCCAACCCAGGCTGGTGGCAGAAGTTCCAGTTTTACAGTGTCTCCAGTGACATGATGAAAATCGACGTCTGGGAGGCTGACTCTGGACTTCGCGGGGATGACGATAACTTGGGAACCTGCATGGAGCAATTAAGTTCTGATGGCCAAGGCTATCACGCTGTACAGTGCGATGTGAAGGATGGCGGTTTTGTCAAGGTCTTTTACAAGTGTCACTAA